Part of the Primulina huaijiensis isolate GDHJ02 chromosome 15, ASM1229523v2, whole genome shotgun sequence genome is shown below.
TCTTGCTCTTTTATTCCCAATGTCAAATTCAGCACCATAAGATGAATCTCTTGGAGTTACCGGTGGAGAACTCATCCTAAGAAACCAATATTAGAACATAAGGCTCGCAGTGAAGACTAAAATAAACTAGTTATGTGCATAATacagacacacacacacgcacaaaAACCCCCATGTCATCCAACATCAAATTTGTGACAATCAGGTAGAAGTACCTTGATGGCATTTCTTTCATGACCTTCACAGCTTTTACAGAAGTCTGAAAAGGCTTTGCTACAGCAGAACCAACACCAATATCCTTCTGGCTACAATCATCTGTGATTGTTAATGTAGCATTGCCCTCATTCCAAAATGTTTCGTTGTTTATGTCATTCGCTTCCAACTTTCCATCTAAAGAAGCCTTGGCATCAGTGTCTCTAGAGGTCAATTTTTCTGCAAAAACATCATAATTATTAGTTGAGACTAGTGATTCATAAGGTTTACCTCAATGATGACTAATAATCTAGTGTGGAGGAATATTAACgcagaatttttgaaatttcctTGAGTCAATATTCATATTTCAGAATACAATCAACTCAAGTTGCTCACCCTTGGTACACAATTCTTCCTTTTGTCCCCCTTCTCTTCGCTCCGAAGATGAGAAACCACCACAAAATTCCTGGTTTGTAGCGATATCAACTTGTGGATTTTCCATGGATATTCTCATTGTCAAAGGATCAAAGTTTAAGTGTTCTTCATCTTGCTCAAGCTCCATATCTTGATCAGTATCTACAAGGAAGGAAACAAAATACACGGATTTAGCCTTAAGGTTGAAATGAATAGATTTGGAAATTGCCAAACCATGTAGAAAGGTTTCCCATGTATTTATGGAGTTCGTGaatgaaaatatgattgtttTCTAATTATTAATAGAATATATGACTTGGAAGATATGCTTTCCAGCACTGTCTAGGATAACCAAGGTCATCTTAGTTTGGCAAATATATTTTCTATGAGAAGAAAAGTGTCCAAATCTGAACTTTATTAGCCTCATTGGGGAATTTTCCTATAGGGTAACTTATAGATGGAAATTGAACACCGTTAGAGATGTTATAGTAACAATGGTTGCGCGTGTGACTCATTTCCGGAATTATTACATCGAGTAGttcataaataaatcaagaaaaatagtACTTAATGGCATAATATAAGAATCCAACCCAAAACAAAATTCAGTTTTTTAGATAGTGGAGCCACTGTATTCGAGCAAATACCATAAGTGATCCAATCAGAACGATGAAGGCAGAAAAGAGAACAAAATTGTCAGAATAAAGACCAACCGCTAttcattataaaataatttaaaatggataAATTCACATCTGAGAATATACAACCACGTTTAAAAAACAAATGATTTAccataacatatttttttttactaaatattaaatttacacATGATGACTTGTTTGCTGTAATTGTAATTGTTTCTCAATTGTATATAGAGAGCAATTAACTAACAAAGAAGTCAATAATGTTAAATCTTCATTTGATTTAGAACGAAAAGTACTCCACATGGAGaataatattaaatgaaaacaaaaacTTACAGAACCTACAAGTATTCTGATTACGAAATACAAGTTAAGGCCGAAAGTACAAGATTTAAAGAATCCGTATTCTTAACATTCAACAAATCTCCCGAGTCAATCCATGTCTAATACTATTTACAACATCGTCGACAAAATAGAATAAGTCACTCTATTGAGAGTTTTATATCTAATTTTGGTAAACATAGATACAATATTAACTCATCGGTTCTGATTCCTTATACTAATCTTGATGGCTCTGAATATAGTAGGTTCCAAACCTAATCTATATTCCATTCCCCAGAAATAGATGCATGATTTTGATTTAAGGAAGACGACATTTCCACATTTGTTGATTACATGTCTTCCCTATTCTTATGAGTCCTTCATGGCCTTTGCTTGGCGTGAAGTCCTTTCACAAATCGGAtctcaatatatatttttcctgCTCGTGGACAATATAAAGGACTAAAAGGAGCACTAGAACATTTCTACACTCAATTTTTCAGATACTCCGAGTGCAGTATTATGTCACGTGCAAGGTCAGACCCATCTTTATCCCCATATTTTGTATATACAAAATAATGgtcataaaacaaataaaatcctGATATTTTGCAAGAACTATATGAGAGTTCATTTAGTTCAgatgtttgatttattgttttcttGTCCATACAAGATGTTACCAACAGGAAGAGGAACTAGCACGTTGATTTTGTAGCACTAGCTCATTTTTTTGTCAATCGAAAGAAAAGTTTATAAATGACCAAACAAAAAGTGCATCAATCAgttataacaaaattttctatGCCGGTAATATTAGGCACGGTTGTTAAAAGCCACGAGCGGCACTAAAGCACATAGTTGTCCTGGAGCACGGGAAAGTCGCAAAGCAAGAGACGTGTCATATCGAAGAGGGacaggaaaaaatattttaaaatctaactttttaaggaaaaaaactCACACATAGAACCGTGCTTTTGAAGGCTTACTAAACCTGGATTTGACCTTTTAAAGCTCACCAGTAAACGGGATTCGCTACCAAATTCATTAAAGTGATGTGCCTTGACTTGTGAGCTGGGCAGTGCCTCGCCATAGATTGTGCCTTGGCATGCTTTTAGCATATATAAATTACTGAGTGGGTCTAGGCACGTTTACAACAATCAATTGGAGACGTTAAAGAACATATTATGAAGATTGTAGCCATTTTTCATTTCCACGGTTTACATTTGacctcatttaatttttttcagatACGATTATAAAAGGGAAACATAAACAATGTTGAGGAAGAACAAAAGATTGGTTACAAAATTTGTGATTGGTGTACACGTATCACGTCAAGCCACATAAATATTAAAGAATCCCTATCCAAAATATAAATCATCTTATCTTACGCAACCAGTGAGGAGGATTTCATAACTAACAACACAAGTGATTTATAAAAAACAATCCCGATTTGTTGTCAAGATGTATCGATTTTTAGTAATCCAAAGTAATAGCTAAACTTGATGACGAATTCTTCAGTTTGGCATAAGATGACTATACAGTGGCTTGATTTTTGCATGGAAAATTTTTGAAGCAAAACAATTCCCAATAGTTGAGGCAACGGGAAGCGTGTGTAGCAAGTAATCAACTTTATCTATTCAAAATCATATGTATCGCCCTATAGGTGAAAGAACTCATTCTAAGGATGAAAAGGTTGAAAAGCTATagaaaaatatgataatatacAGAGGTAAAGCAATCCCCGCATAAGGAATCTCAAGTGGATTTGGCAAGCATTGAAATGTTGATACTTGTTAAGACAGTAAATTTCTAAATCACTTCAAGAACTCTGAAAACCCATGGATAAACACACTCACATTATATAATTCCTCGATATTTCATAGCATGAATAGAATTACAGACACTCGATTTGAGAGGAGACTGCATTTACAGAACAACCACACAGATTAATAAAAATACGAACTTCGAGATATGCGTGATCACATAGAACAGATAAGATGAGGCGTGCGTATAACGGGGGTAAAAAAAACTTGCAACTCCATAAAAACGTATCCGTGCAACATAGCCCATGAAAAATCAATGATGCCCaggaatttaaattaaaaataaaaataaaatcaatcacGATTAAGATTTCCAAAACAATGAATCACCAAAAAAACAAGAATGTGAAACAAACCGTCTAGGTTATTTTCTTCCCTCGCGGGGGTTAAGTCTTCGCCAATTTGAGACTCATCCCCGTCTTCTTCGTTTCCTTCCACGACTTGTTCCTCCACCCCTTCTTCAACTTCGACCTCCTCTTCTACTTCGATTTCTTCTTCTATTTCCTCGTACTCGGACTCGTATTCGATCTCATCTTGGCCTTCATCGCCTCCGGCAGGCGAGGCCTGAGTCAGGGACGGCGACACCGCGGCAGACGATAAGGGCATTGCGGGAGTGTTTGCGGGGAAGTAAAAGGTGTCTCTGGGAACCAGCGCCTAAGGTGACTCGTAAGACTGCCGCTGTAACTTTCTTGGATGGAAGATTTATTTCAGGAAATTCACACtaaataattatcatattttaattttttatatatatatataattaattcttatatatataataattattacaatAGCACCTTTCACTCCAAGTCTTTTCAGTTTTGACCTAGACCAATAAGCAGATTTctcttaaaatttaatttaataaatccaaTTTAAGGggagaattatcaattaaatttatgtggtgggaataaattaaaatatattatactaaaataataaaaaatagatgGTGAATTAttgtatataaatttaaaaatggttgttaacaattttttttatttaaaatacaatcttaattaacaaataaaatatttagaaaaatgggagttcttttttttttttttacgcaAAAATAGAATTACCTGTTTTTTCCGATAAACCAGAAGGCTTAAGGCTTCATCAAAGTTTCCACTCCATTTCTTACCAAAAATAACCAGCATTCTCTGCACGTGCTAATTGTGTGCATTGAGTGTGCACGgtatttttatctttattataattataattataaaataacaatataattataatattctttttattatacATTTTTAACATTGTATAATTGACACAAAAATTCGTCTTAGAACTCACTGATCACTTTTTTTTAGATGAATTTACTATCCGATCCGACTCATGGAAAATTATTATTCTTCgtatcaaaagtattatttttcaccTCAGATATGCAGCGAGTCAACATGTTTCATGTACATACTCTgtagttaatttaattattcaaatatatttggtCCATTAATTCGAACATATCTAATGGTAAAAAATTGATCTTAACATAAAATAGGTAGGTTGGATTCATAATTTCTCAACCATTAAAACCGCGGACGGGCCGACTCACTAGCCTTATGATGCATATATAGTTTTTCTCACATggacaaaattcatatccaaataGATGTTAGACTATTTTAAAACATAGGTTTTAATTGTAATTTTGTAATACCAATTAAAGAGACCAGATTGATTTTTATATCACTATATTTCTTTCTTGTACGCATGTAACATAGATATATAACAAAAATGTGAAGgtttgttaaatatttgtgttacaaaatttaaatttttttttttaaaaaaattgccaatatataaatttatataatatgtgTACCACGAATGAGTAACATGTGCCATGTGAAATCAAAATTATCGcctaagtttaaattttattggcAGTTAATGAAATGTTGGATTTACCCTTCATTATGACCGAAATTTatctcttttttattttgacGAAAACTTGTGtgaagacgaatatcttatttgaatcatccataAAAACGTATTACAtttgatgttaagagtattactttttattgtgaatatcggtagggttaacatgtttcacatataaagattcgtaagacagTCACAcaagatatttattttttaattttatattatgaaaaagattaaatatttttaaatcggGAAATGTGTTAAAGCCCCCACCAAAACAAGTTCATAATATTTGGGCCGTTTGTAACTACATAAAGAACCAAGCTACGGATTACTACTATATTATTGGGAGGGCGAATTCGAAAAACCCGTTTGGTTTTATAAATCGTGAACCTACCAAAGATTCAAGGATGTTTACTTGTGAGATGAATCaatcattataatatttatattaaaaaataatatttttttattattgacaTAAATagaagagatatgtctcacaaaattgactaatAAAATCGTTTTACAAAAGTTTTTGTATAATTCATTAAACCCACTTCAAAAATTAATCTAAAATAGTTAATTGATATTTTcctttaataaatatatattcagTAATACACATGTAATACTTGAAGTGGCAAAGTGTCGGATTATCATACGAtttgaatatttgatttgtactgCTATAAGTTATATTTTTTGGTTAGGTTTTCAATCTTGCATTGCATGATCGAGATTCCATGTAATTATATTTCAATGAGTTCAAAAATTAGTTAATTATCGTGATGAGGATCGTTGAGAAGCAATAAATTCCTCAtatatttcaataaataattaCTCATCCGAACTAATGCAAGAATTTTACATCAAATTATGTAATTTTATATACGGCCGAGAGAGAATCGgcattattaaatttaaacactaatatatacaaaaaaaaaataattttctttaaattaattaaactagatAGAGTATACTGAATATATTCCTAATTACAATCATAATATAACGTTCATGAAAATGCAAAAACttaacaattatatatatatatatataatatgttcgCTGGTACCTAATTTTCTTTAACTTTAATGTCACACTTATATTTTTGTGAGaatttataccaaaaaaatgacgcaatatttgtaaaaaaaaaaaaaaaaggtaaagtGGCACAAATACGTGGGAGCTAGCGGTCAGGGTGGTTCGGTACGTTATTCCGATTTTTTCAAACAATACCGTATATCATACCAAAAAATACGATATTAGAATACTTGATGCCGAAATTATTCGGTTATACCGAAATTTCGGCACGATATCGGCAAATTGCTGTTGATACCAAAATTATATgtacaaaaaaaaactttttcatcTTCTTGCAACGCAAACTGATCATCAAGTACAAATTGAAAGACCAATTTGGATGTACACTCTCGACAAGAACATATTTCACCATTATATATTTAGGCTAGGTTATCATCCAGTAGGAATACATATAGGTAAGAATCTTTCAAGTTCTAGAAGCCATAAAGCATTTCTTATGTTCTGGAATAGAATGAAGCCATAAAACCACAACACATAACAAATAAATACATATCGGCAAAAATCTAACCAAAGTTTGGCTCTTTAACGAGCACCCTCTCCCTGTTCAAAGCTCACTGTGGCGGCGACATTGGTTGTTCATTACTAATGAACAACGAGATGGCTGCGGACTCTAGGAGAACAACGTGGCGATTCAGAATAATTAAAACTTGATGTATGTTGTAACAAATTATTAGTGTAACAGACAATGTTGTGGCTGAATATGCatgaatgaattattttgaattgagAAGAGAGGTTGGGGATAATTGTCAAACCTCTATATTTGTTGCTACTTACTTTTACATTTGTCTTTACTGTTCAAGATATTATATATGAACCATTTTTTGTGGAGAGTAATTGGAAAAcaaatcttgtgaaaatttTCTTGTTGGTATATTAATTATCACCGTTGTTTACAAACTacattcacgatatatgcatgatcTTTCGTTTCTTACGGGGAATGAAAAACATTGAAAAAATGCCGCAGATCCACTGAGTCAAACGTCGTTATCAATGGGCTGAGTTTGAGATCCAGATTGACTCCGCTACTGACTGGAGGGATGGGTACCTCCGGAGCCCCGTCGACAACGGGGTGCGGACGAGTCAGTTTCGCTGTTTGTCGGACAACATTGGCAAGTGTAATCCGCGGCCAGGGGCACACGCTGCATTGCGTTCATCATGTCAGCGATTTCCTTTCGGGATTCTTGTCTATGTTTCAGAACACTGGTCTGCACGGGGTTGATCTTCAAACCGGCGAAGGCAGCAGCGGTGGGGATCGGAGGAGTTTGATGAACCCATCTCGGAAAGGAAATAGCTTCGCGCCTGCCAAGACTGAGGCCTGGACCAGAGCCGCCGGAGAAGCTTTTTTACCTTTGGAGGACTCCACGGTGCTGGTTTGGCTGGCAGCCATCACGGGTTCCAGAGGGAAATAAGTTTTAGCCCTCCAGCCACAGAACCTGAGGGCAGCGTCGTATGCTCTGGCTGCCTCCTCTCCCGGCCCGTGTTGAATGATCTCCTCCCCATACCTCCCCCACGGCCGCTTTCTCACACCACGGTAGTGCACTTCATCGTCGGGACTGCTGACTTTCTTCTCACCCCTCTGCGGAGCCATAGATCTTCTGTGCTGAAAATGTAGTTTAATTACTTAAACTGTGAAATGAAGCTGGAGAGGAGAATACACAGAGGGGCAGAGGAGATACGTGGCTCAGGGATTTTGTTCATTTGGCCACCTTGCATTAATTAAGtgcaaataaaattgaaaaacaattatttatcaaatgaAAAACGAGAGAGGAATGAATATATAGGAGATAGTCGTGCAAGTTCGTGAATTTTTAATAtgagattaaattttttttaaaaaaaataattactataAATCCTTTGTGCATATTATGTGCGTTTAATTAAAACGCACATAACATGCACAATTTACGCACATAACATGCACTAAAAATAGTgatgaaaatttttcttattttaaaatttataggtATAAATAAATcaccactacaagaaaattgaCAGAAATTATTAGCAACACGGTTGTATGAAACCATTGTTAGTCTTGTCTCGGAAAAATCCCCATCCTTACTTATGTCGGTTGCGATAAAACCGTCTCAACGTtaaccgtcgttaatttaaTTAGTAGTGTAATTTAACAAACAAGATTCATCACAAATTATATTTGGATTAAGAACtttaaaaagaagaagaataatCCTTCTCTTTATTTAAGGTgatgaattttcattttttatttcgtaagtataatttttattttccatttTGCCCATTTATTAATGTGTACTTGTTTTCATTTTCGgtcaggtttttttttttatcgacaGACATGATTAACTCGagtaaaaaaaaaccaaaaactaaAACAACATACAAGTTAAATgactaaaaatacaaattaattgtaaaatgatcaaaaaaatgaaaaacaaacgCAAGTATGCTAAGAGTTTGAGCCACCGATTTTGCTTTTCAATACTCAAATCTTGAACTTAATTTTCAAATTGTtcaaaaattatgtttatgtttaaattggctagtattttaaagttttagcTGCGATCATATATGGATCGATTAGATTTttactatatattatatatacgattaaatatatatatatatatagttttgatataatAATCTTTCCTAATTATTGGAAGATAAGTGACGTTTATCTTTCATATAATTATTGGATATTCTTGAAGATGTGTATGTTTATCATATCGGGTAAATAAGGAGCATCCAGTGTAGGCGAACATTGGAATTTTGATGGCATTAACAGCAAATTAGGGCTGAGGTTTGTCGCCATTTGTACAATTTCGAATCAAATAGTTAATTTCCCTTTCCTCATTTCTGCTCATCTCAGATCTCATGGCCCCTCCGAAAGCAACGAAGCAACAAGGTGGTGCCGCGCCCTCAGCGCAGAAGCCTCAGCTGCGACAGCCTGTGTTTGTCAAAATCGATTCTCTGAAACCTGAGACATGTGGGCACACCATAGTTGTTAAAGTGATAAACTCAAATACCGTTGTCAATAGGGCGTCACGCAATTCGGCTCTCCCTGGAGGCCGATACCAGAGTCTCAAAATCGCGGAATGCCTCGTCGGCGATGAAACCGGCGCTATACTCTACACTGCTCGTGATAATCAAGGTCTGCCCTCCTTGATTCTATCATGCACACGCACGTATATTCTTATTCCATTAACGCAATCGAGCACTAAATGCGCCTGCTGGTAGTCAGGAAATATGTTTCTGATAATACATCGTGTCCATTGTTTCGTGTGTTTACGTTGGATGCTATGACCCTTTCAAGTCTGATGTTGAAGTCTTAAGCTTGAAGGTTGTTTGGATTCATCGGTGGCTTTTGAGACGTAGAGGTGTTTCCcttactaaaaaaaaaagaagaagaaagggtGTTTCTCAATTCTTGGCCTGTATAGATTTGGAATATTATACACAACAGTGCAATTGCCATGGTGTGTTGTGCTGGTTTGTTATTTATGATTCGTTATGGTGTCTAGACACAAATGCAATGGCTGGTGCACccattgaaacaaaaaaattattcagtGGGATTGACAATTGACATAAGGTCTTTCAAATATTGTTGATTGATGCTAAAGGTGTTTGTCGATTATTTCAGAGTGGTGAGAATATTTGTCAAATTAACAGCAGTTGGGAACCTGTTTGCTTAAAAGGCTCGTATACATAAAATGAAATTTGGTCTGGGAAAATGCCAGTACAGGAAGGGAGACATCCCGAATATTTCGTACCGGAAGAATAATTTGTGTTCAATTGTTATTCTTTATAGAATTTCTATTTGTTGCTGGGAACTTGTAACTCGAGCATATATCTGCTTTACTTGATGGTTTTCAACTTTTATGTTAGCATTTTGAGTGAATGTCGCTTTTGAGGTAAATCAGTGAGCATGCTgcagtttaaaaaaattttcatgccatttaaaatttttattcattaaaagTTTTTTGGAAGTTGTATTCGATGTTACTTTGTTTCAGTTTCACTATAATTTTACGATGATGGTAGAGAATTTTTACGGAtacaacaataaatttatattataataattgatGTGTAGTGACTTGACCTCTTACATCTTTGTCAGTATATTCCAGATAACTTTTACtatttttatctcagagatacttaaCAGTACTTCGTCTACTATaaccaagtgtaaaatgacaacaatattatcattcatctcattcccaCTTCCACCGTCCGTCAGTTCCACatgtctatctccaatagcggccaagcaattctcttttcttaaaactgcttgtatctttatttttcacgACATAAAATTGTTTTcattgaactttgctatctcgtacttGCCGCCATCATGTTTACAATAATTTAGTAAACTGAACAAAATAATTccgccttaataaaaaaaatctcaaaaaatcttttctgacgTGAAAGATCAGTCTATGCtacaaccacagagcatactcagaattttaagaaattttaaaccaaatcTTTTATAATACTTGTTGGTCCTACGGACGAcaacttgagataataaatatgaaaataaagaataaattatacACGgacatttacgtgaaaaacctctaaaaattattaaggtAAAGCCCACGagtaagatgaaaagaattttactataatattttatggtgtacaaccactcAATGTTTTTCCAAAGAGAACATATtatctcttaatacaggagaataaacacctcacaaatattatagaactaaaccTCGATAAAATGATGATTTCTGAATGAAGGGATAGAGCTTTATATATAGAGCTCTTCGTCAGTATGAAAACACGTCTTCCCATCTGAATGCATCCGTTGTCAAATTTGATACATATCGAATAATTTAGTTCAATAATGATGGCATCCAACCAATGCGTTTAATGCATTTCTTATGTTGCCACCATTTCTTTGCCGACAAAATTTACACCTTCTAACTGACAACACATgaaatgcattaaatgcattgGTTGAATGTCATCATTATTGAGCTAAATTATTCAGCGtgtatcaaatttgagtgaatgCATCCGTTGTCAAATTTGATATACACCAAATAATTTAGCTCAATAATGATGACATCCAACCAATGCATTTCTTGTGTTGCCATCATTTCTTTGCTCgtgtttttaccctaataatttttaggggttttccacgtaaatctcgatgtctaatttattttttattttcatatttattatctcaagttgCCGCACGTGGGATCAACAAATTTTGTCAGATTCTGATGTTACGATAATATACCAAACTAATTTATCCACTTAAGTGTTATTTGTGTTGTGTGATCGATGCTATTCCTTTTTGCTTAGAAGTAGCATTGTGCATAGTGATTGTCTCCAAAATTGTGCTGTAGTAGCACAGCACCAGATCTAATGCCTTGCAAACCATAGTTCCATCCATCTCTTCTCATCTGGAAAGTGGTGAGCAGAGATAGTTCTTCGGTATTTATGGTGAGAAGAGTAATCTTTTTTGGATGTTTAGGTGTACGCGTATGGACGCAGTATCTTTTTTATGACATTTGTGTTTTAATGAAGCTTTCCTGATTGGTTGGCCGCTTGGTTTTATCTGTCTCTAGTAGTAGATTAAGATTTACGACTTTGATGTTTTCTCCttctatatttaattttgttgttttcttcatgattttggaagagttttctTTCATATCCGTTTTGTTTAACCTTTGTGGTGATCTAAATAAATTGTCAGATTTTGTGACTCTAGTTGAAGATTCGCAATTGTTGATTTTTGTCACTTCTTTTTTCTTATATCGTTGTGCTTTGTGTTGATCAATTCAGAATGCGAATGCTTTTAGTTCTTGATGCCATGGtgttttttaaaagcatttccAGTTTAAGGATATAAACTTCTTTGCGAATATGTATCCATTTTTTTTCAATGAAAAGTAGCAATTTTCTCGCAGTCGAGTTGATGCAGCCAGGTAATACTGTGATACTACGGAATGCAAAGGTTGACATGTTCAAGGGGTCCATGAGGCTAGCTGTTGATAAATGGGGTCTTATTGAAGTCACGGAGCCTGCAAAATTTGTGGTCAAAGAGGACAACAATCTTTCCTTGGTTGAGTACGAATTGGTTAATGCTGTCGAAGAATCTGGAAAGTGACTCCACGTGGATGCTATTGGAGTTTAATTTATCATGATTAATTGGGCTTTTGGTATACATGTTCATCTTTGTTTCTTTTCCGTGCAAGGGtaattaacatatataatataactttgGCTTCACATTGGGCGTGTCCGGAAGATTGTCTTGTAGTATCTATCTCCTTGTATAACTTA
Proteins encoded:
- the LOC140960465 gene encoding uncharacterized protein At4g28440-like, which translates into the protein MAPPKATKQQGGAAPSAQKPQLRQPVFVKIDSLKPETCGHTIVVKVINSNTVVNRASRNSALPGGRYQSLKIAECLVGDETGAILYTARDNQVELMQPGNTVILRNAKVDMFKGSMRLAVDKWGLIEVTEPAKFVVKEDNNLSLVEYELVNAVEESGK
- the LOC140959411 gene encoding ethylene-responsive transcription factor 4-like, coding for MAPQRGEKKVSSPDDEVHYRGVRKRPWGRYGEEIIQHGPGEEAARAYDAALRFCGWRAKTYFPLEPVMAASQTSTVESSKGKKASPAALVQASVLAGAKLFPFRDGFIKLLRSPPLLPSPV